tggaATGGCGTTGATACCAAAACGCTAAACTTCGgaaaatcttcggaaattcttgcagggaaccgaaactacgtgagttgtatgTAGGCTTCCCCCCCAAAAGGGGAggagaagcctatgatgtacattctgttttGCGGAGACCCGAAAAAGCCCggatatctaccttcggccaactacgggataattttttatattactttacaaaattgtggatggtttgttatgctaggttagtacagctacgttaaaaaatactgtcaagtcattttaatggttgtttaggaattggcccaaggtagatattcgggcttgttcgggtctgtgcaatacagaatgtatgtacatcataggcttcccaaaGGGGAGAGGGATTTCAACATGGCAGCCGTTTGTTTActaatgtatcagctgtacctgttaTGGAGGTTAAATAATTGTCAACTCATATTATGAATATTCGTTTAGGActcttattatatatatataaacgtattaaccagtaatatttcgatctaattttcttccgaacagcttaactacagtcgtaaATAAATGAATTGCTATAACAGCTgatgaaaacataaacaaacgtACGCCATATTACTATGTGAAGATCAGAAGAAAAGAAATGGATCACCAAGAACATCTCACTATCGCGTCTTCTGCTTTCACGAAACACGagaacgtaacaaatggcaaccaatgaaatTTAACTTAACGGTTACGAAAcgttaattttaatttgaaacaaaCCGAACTTTGAGATCATAACATGGTCagcatttacatttaaaattaaaataaacagaaaagttGTTACATAACACTAAGCAGTTTTTAACGTAACATAAACAaatatggctaccaccgcagccaaattCCCGGCTTCCATTGGTCGCACGGAGTGACGTAAACGGAAGAGTtgggcattgccgagctaattcGTAAGAGTCCGTGTTCGCATGCGTGACATGGTAGATGCACCGTCCCGTGAGTTCCGTCGTCGTTACGTGAACCGTCTCCGCTTACGTGTCTTTGTAGAACAGGCCTTAGCTCAGTAACGCTCAGTTCTTTCGATTACGTTACTCCGTGAGACAAATAGAAGCCAGgttatgtttgtttacgtttcaaatacGTTCAAAATTACTgcagtacaagaatatctagtgttctatcaacatggcatgtgaaacctaccttaaataaaatatttcataagaTAACTTATCTTCGCTTTCTAGGTTGAGCCGCGTTGATGTGGCGGACTGTACCGACGTTTCGTTTTGAATTTCACCAGGCATATTTAGGGTTGAAAATGTCCATTTGATGTCTCGATAAAGAATATGCCTACTTAAATGCAGAACGAAACATCGGCACAATCTGCTACTTCGAAGCGGCTAAAGTTAGAAAGCCAAGATAGTTTATTAGACAACTGGCGCGAAAGCATACGGTCTACTTTGTATTTTGTAACGCTGTAACGAAATTGAATGCCACAAGGAGCTGATGGCTGATGATGTTTGGAGTTGAAATTGCGACAGTAACACGATGCGCGGATGCGCGGCTGCGCACCAATGTGAAGCGCGCTCGCTCGCAGCACCTGCGGGCGCGGGCAGGCGGTATAGTAGTCGCCGCGGAGAACATACACGGCGGTCGAGCGAGGCAGCGCGCGCAGTTCACACGCGTGCGAAACGACGCATTGCAGCCATAAGGCGGTGCGTTCGTGTGAAGGCTGGTAATCGTTCAAATAACTGCAATTATCAGCTCCTTCATTTATTACACTTAGTCACCGCTCATTCTCTATCAGTCAGAAAGTCGATTCTTGTTTAGTcttctctttatatatatatatatatatatatatatatatatatatatatatatatatatatatagctatttATTTTGAGACAAAATTCCTGCCTGAATTCTTCTTGTACACAGAAATCGTTCTTTAAGCGTTTGTTATTACAAAACACCAGATAGGTATATAAACATATCTGTACTTAacgatatttattttcaatttcctGCGTGATGTACCCTGATAtaaatcaaaacattttaaagtaaaaattatcgCTAATTTCAAAAAATGATAGAGTAAGTAAAATGAAAACACTTGGCACTCAGAAGTCGTATACTGATTGTGTCAAGAACACCACAAGGAAATATttggttttatatttaaatgaagAGCACAAGCCCAAGATCACTATGTTAAAATGACAGGTTCCTGTTCTATTTTGTGTAGCTGAGTTATTTTGTGGATTCTTCAAATCTTAGGACAAAGGCGATATCAGTGTTTCAAGGTCAATATCGAAGAAagttttgttgattttaaaattacGGTCAGAAAATCGAAATTAATTTGATGggtacaaacctttttttttatagtaacgccaattttgttattttcatcTAAGGCTTtatatcaaattctttattaaatttttttaaggtctaaaatttattaaaaacaaagaaattatatattttatttacggtCCCTGCATAACGGGGCACACGTACTGTGTTCAGTGtgtcagaagaagaaaaaaacgcgatttgaaaactactcaagatacccGAGCGGTGTCTGTTGActaaaagcattttaagaatacGATGAAGGTGGATAAACAAGTTTatttctgtatttcgtttttaaattgtatttcaagGAGAGTGAAAGAGTCTAAAAcgagacctccccccccccccccccaaccctcagAAAACACCCGGTACAAAGGAACTAAAGGGTCTTGCATCAcacttttatcttaatttctctgtCATTTAATTATATGGTTACCACTGAAATCTCGCAGCTGcgccattaaggggcccgcctcgtcaggggtgtatgtgtgttagtgagccGGGATGATAAGCTCGATGCTCTCTGGTATTTCTAGctcggtatagcctctaagcgcaaggctctgaactggcacgcagtcttctcgtcgtcacaggataactatgaaatttgagaggtgactgtaacattatatggcgaagaaatgaagataaaggtgtaatgcaagtcccttaagtgctttcaagaatctgtactggttgttttacgcctaaagattactctgaaaacatgagttttagccattttaactattctaaaaataccgtttaaaaacttaatccaaaatcaaaagcacttttcggcccttagcgaactcttaaatgcttttcgtaagaagacaccactaggatatcttgagtagttttcaaatcgtgttgtttttcctgaagctcttcgcaccgtatgtgtgcccggttaggcggagcccttaacgacGCTAAGACTGCgcggcagttcagagccttgcgcttttagaggcgacaccgcgctagaaataccagcgagcgtcgcacctatcatcccgcctcaccgacacaaaaacacccccccccccccccccctgacaacCACTTGAAGTGATATCTCACCATAAGCGAATCCACTTTCGACGAGATGGGATATATGCGATGTCGTTACGTCCGGGCGCTGCCAGCACTCCTTTCCCGCCGTCGGGTTCGTTCCGCGCCGTTACCACGGGACCGCGTTGATATCCGTTGGCATGCCGCACGTTACACGTCGACCTCAGCGAGCGCCTTGTTTGCACAACGACCGTGTATCGCCTGTTTCTCGTGTGTGGGTGCCGAATAAATACATTTACGTCACGCTACTTACCGGTCGCAGGTCACGCCTGCGGGAGATTACGACCTAActggaaaaaatatatgtatatatgtgtgtaagcGAGTCTTTTACGTACTCaccagcaggggcgcaacaacaagggggggggggcaagagtatttcccccccccctctgaaaccttgaagtgggggcaaagtgctgtgtaatcaatttttagataataaaactgcttaaatagcaccattttccaccttgaaatacaaatttttccgggggaggacccccggacccctcgcttcaatagggggggatcgatgattctttataaaataggtatattgccccccccccccctttggaaatttagttgttgcgcccctgctcaccAGCGATGCTTAACACGTGACCTCTTTGAAATGatcccgagcgtgataaaaaaacACACGCAAACTGTGTTTACAACCGCATTTCTCGAAGCGAATCGCACGTAGTCCctgcaaccgccgctagaattcgctgtcagagcagctgcgtcgactatagaatcattcgatctGCAGaccaaatttttaaaaccatataatgaagcggatccgataaaaacgaaaaaaaaaaaagacttgaaaaaaaaatactgaaccccgggtttggacctgattgttgacaaggaattttattacaatactttCCAGCTTGTGAAAAATTCATAAAACTGTCGatactgtaaagtttcctttcgtctttgtgaactttggttcgatacgtctgccacagatggcagcactgtggatattacacatttccgttctttgacttctgtcgcattcacgagaatactcccaccaaatgccgtatgccgagagctaagatgttacacatcaaaaatacatAGCAGTGACATCTAGCTGTTGAACCAAGGGGCGGATACAGaactaattaattatttaataatttcaattgATGGTGTAATTAAATTCTGTATTTAGTGTCCCACAGTGTGGTGATCACTGAAGTTTAAAATACTGGTTTAAATTATCCAAGTTGTTTTTTTCCTACACTTTAATACATCTGAtgtatttttatgtaagtgtaagtatcaataaataaaatacccgTTAAGTTACGATATTACTGATAAGAAATTACTGTTCTGGCAAAATAATCACTTCAAATTAAGTAATACAAtattgaaacacttttttttttcagatcaagTCATTGATAACAAATTTTATTACTAACTCAATGGTATTCTAAAATTCATCCattaaaggaaaatatttaaataaaaatccataaattttaactaaattacaACTAATTAATTGTTTCCAAACCTGATTACTGATAGatacttaaataatataaaaatccaaaagaaaataaattatatttgcaaaacaGTAATTCGCCTGTcaaaaaaatgattttggtaaATATATAGTAGGGcgatatttgctaaaaaaaaaaaaaaaaatttaaattccgaaaatacttttattctatgctttttaacttcctcttttcataaaacccggtGGCGAtaagaaattaaaagtactttaggagatatcgccgttcttattttgcaatacaagacctgtgcaatcattcgaccgtcgagATTTTTTATTAGGCCGTGTGTTCGTTAacgcctaattaattaaaatggtcgattaggtcaggtcagttacattataaatactttcaaactaagcggacattaaaaataatatgagttAATTTTAacggttgtttagttttaaagtatttataatgtaactgacctgacctaacaaaccgagacaaaggatgaacagtggGAACtcacgtaactttttttttttacttattactcgcgcaacaatatcaaaataacaaataaaacattaacatttgaaacgttaaaaactcacctaagttagaggcgggtacaattccttatCACGcaactatcacgtgacaacattctccaataaaaaaaaaattcataatcgtAAACAAGAAACAGTGTTGAACGTCGCATGAATGCACAGATAGtgagttgaaaattaaaaaattcgatatctcctaaagtatttggaatttcttatctcagccgggtttaatgaaaagaggaagttaaagatcatagaataaaagtatttttggataaaaaaaatattttttttaacacatatcgcccaactacatattgaCCATGATTTTACCTTTATCAAACTAGCTCCTTTTAATAGCACAAAGAATCTATTAAAATATCTCAAGACTACTGAGGAAAAATGCTAAGCTTATCTGGAATAGTTAAGAAGTATAcgaaattaatcaaaattaactgtaaattattaattacccaaactttaacagaaataaaagaaaataaatagaaTTTTGGATACAACTAAATATTTCACAATATTACTCTATTACAAACTAAAACATACATTTACCTGTAGCAACGCTATATCATTACCATACATAGATTTGAAGAAATATCTCGTCAGtacaatatctttaaaaaataatctttagtCTTTCAGAGTTGTTAGACGAAGCTGGTGTACtcgtcgtgtttttgtctcgtttcaactgttgtgctgaattattttgggttcaatatttttgtattgtcatcatttgtggttttttttttcgttctcttagtactttttttttttgttgaccatattcctgtttcggaatattttgtgatgttcatatccttgttgacaacagcaattgtttgcttgattttgtgtgtttttgtcttttttgggtatttttatttatttattttatttattagtttttcttcaacagaaaaagttcttagcaatggcgtatgtccaaaaacttacatcaagtcatgctctcacattgcacaaatcttttaaagataacaagcATAGAGTAATGCTGTAATTTAGAATCAAAAGAATATAActagtgttataaaaaaaatacactaattaaaTTGTCTATTAACAAAATTCAGTACAATTTCATTACAATGGTTAAAGTCTCATCTTCGGGATCGTTAGATACGATGGAAGGTGATGAGTACAGACCAGGAAATTTCTCGGATTATTTTGGTCGCAAGGGAGACTGCAAACATTGTCACCGTAACTGGAAAACATGAATTATTTGGACACTCCCCTCTATGATTATGGCCAGTCAACAGCCAATCAGCAGTAAAGTGGCCGAATCACATGGAACCACTCCAAAGAGGGATAGTTTCTGCAGAAACACACCAGCCGATAGGAAAGAATATGTAGGCATAGTAGACATAGTattgtgaattttagcctgacaccaaatgaatcaagttaatttccgggtctctagttatgagatGCAAATGAAGCAGTGGACAATAATTTTATCGCGGCCCCTATCCACAAATTTCTTGATATGCATTTTCTCAAACATTTcacaaacttaaattaaaaaaaactctacatgTTTCCATGACCATAGCTGTAAATGTAATCTGTGTGTATCGCGTAGGTACTTTTTAATGTCTCCAACTAATTCTTTATTTAGAATTTCTGTTCTGTTAGCGTAAACTTATGCGTAAACAATGTTGCGAATCTTAACCGGCCTCACACAAATGCCTGGGCCCCGGGAATATTTCtcgtttgccccccccccccccccccccacctcctcacacacacacacacacacacaaaccaacggACTAGAGCGTTACTCCCTCCCCCTTTTTCCGCCACTACGCGACAGCCACCGCCGAGAAAACACCAGGATTCTGATtagatatacatttttaaaaacacatatataatcaTATAAAATGCTTGCCTTGCTGGTAATTTCCATCGCCAGCGAACCAACCATGGGTCAATATTTACTGTAGTTGTCGATATGAATTTCGGGTTGTGTTGTTTGAAATTACTTTCATGAGTTGGAGTAGTTTGTAGAAGGGTAAAAAGATTACAATCTCAACCGAATTTTCTAATTCATTTTATACATGACCGGTgcgtctaaaaataaaaaaataataataaaaataaaaacttaatagcAAAATATTGTATTTGTTATATATAATACACAAAATTGGCAATAtaacgctgtttttttttataatcagtaAGACCTCAAGGTGACCTGACGTTTTGTAGTGTACCTATTTAGTTTAAACATTTACCATTAATTGACTGCGTTGTTTATTTGAGCAACAGTTACCAGAAATTCGCGAGAGAAATTCACGTATTGTAATTGAGCAGTTTCTTTTTATAGTGAAGGACAAAATCTTAGTATTATTTAAGTAGTTCATccctaacatattttttttaaaaaaatgtcataatATTAAATACCTCAAAAAAATGCCggaacaaattaaattatttttattttcttgaaaatCTGTTCAGCTGTATAGATAGAGCTTGGACATACTTATATATTATTGTATGCATTACAAATACTTATACATATATAAGAAAGAAATTTTACTGGTTCTTTGgaagattatatattttttaactgttttctAATATTTAACATAGAAcgtatttttattgaaaaaaaatataaaacagtaCATACACCTACAATAATTCCATATTCATACCTCatataacaaaaaacaaaaaagaacgaaaacacaaaaaaattgttaaaatgtgCTCTGTAGAAAAAAGGTATTTAAATACGGATTCTTCTTTTATGTTTCTCGTAGATGTTTCTCGTGCCATgtttatttccattaaaaaaattaaatccacaAAGAATGTAAACGTTGGAATCAAAAaggattaaatatatatatatatatatatatatatatatatttttaacctcCGACTAAGAGGAAGTAAGTAacgaaagataaaaattaaaatcattaaaaaagaaTTGATTTGTCACGAAGTCTGTCATATAAACAACTAATTATGACTTTTCTTAGTGCTTCCTACCTTTATGTACATATTTGTTTCTCGTAGAAGTAGACACAGCTATAATATCAAATATAGGTACTACATATTAGTATGCGAAGTCATATATTagttggttattattttttattccattttaatttaagtataatttttattgtttttatttgattCTTATTTGATTTGCTTttatgaagaagaaaaagaagaagattTCAAACATTGTTTTCTAGCTACGTGCCGCCACATAGTTTCCGACGATGTTCTTCCGCTCTAACATCAAACCCTCAGCAGTTCATatacagaagaagaaaaaattttcattacagcGCTCTCTCACGAGTTAACACCATAACACCTATTTAAGAACCATCGCCGATGAATCAAAAACCTTTTAAAGAAAACCGTATCTAAATCGGTCAAACCGTTTTGGAGATAAATAGGAACATTTGTTTATTGCACACACAAACAACCTCTCACCCTAAACACATTCACATCCATTCCGTCGTAGGTAAAAAATATCTCGTCTTGTGTTCCGGCATGAATATGCCAATATTATTGGAGTGGTAAATTCTCCATTGGATTTGTAATACTCAGAACCGatcgaaattatttattttcataccgGTTTATTTTACTCTCAATATTGTCGAGTACCTAATTCCATATTAATTTCCAATATCGTCATTTCaatctttaattttttggttCAGGGCCTATTTTCTGCTCAaagtaaaactatttattttgccACTCTTTTATTGGTAATATTAGAGATGATGGGTATCCATGAAATGTGCGacataaaatatctgtttttaaaaatctgttaAGACAGTGTCTTTAACTAACAGTATAGCATTTTTAAAAAGACTTCGGGTAGCTAATGTCCTAAAACAATTTAGTTAACAACAGACACTTCCATAGAGTGCTGCTCGGCAGTTGAAcaagaataaatatatatgttttattaagatttttttttattttaagaaatttgaatGCCAagatgaatattttataaattaattaataaaccgCTTATAAGCTTATGTTATCTGTGTACATGAGAAAcatctatttttaaaaacatgcgtttttaatTCGTCGTATGGTTGATTGGTTTTTTAAGCCTTAAggcttttaaaattgtttatgtgCATTTAGAAAATATCAGCAAACTTATGAGAACCTACCTATTAAAAAAACAGAGATGAAtaataagataaattttaattttaaaaaacctgtTAATGAGACTAAATAAGCCTACCTTAGTTATATAATGGAGGCAAAAGATAAAAATATGAGCAGAACTGTCCTTGTACATCTGAGAAGTGTTTCATTTACATAATTCTAAAATTGAAGAGAATTGCAGTTAGTATCACTATGTTTCAGAAATGTGTGATATATTGTAAGAAGAAGATTTTATAATTTCGTCCAACCATTACCTAGGGTCATGGAGATCTTCCTCTGATGTGCCGGCCAATGAAAGTTGTTGAAGTGAACGTCCTTGTCCTGAGAAAGGTTGGAATGATTTTTTAACATCGCCTTTAATGTTTTTGCTGCTAGTACCCCTTACAAACCGCAGAGACCCGATCTTAAAACCATAATTTGGAACTACTTTGCAAAATTTAGTCGATTCTTGACTTGAGAGCGAATTTTGCAATGAGAGTTTGCTTTTTTTCCCATCGATTCTAAAGCCTGGAGTCAGAAAAGGCACGAAGGCTGTCAGACACTGTTGACTTCCCTGGTCCGGCGCAAGCTGTTGCTCGGGAACTCTCTCTTTGTAACCGACGGGCGGCGCGAAGTCGACATTCATGTCGCATTCTATGATGCTGACTGCAGTTCCTGGCTGCGTCTCCAGCACACGGAGGTCGTACAGCTTCTGGTTGTAGTGGATGGTCAACACGTCGTCCATGGTGAGGCAAGCATGACGTCGTAGGTGGCTCTCGAGCACCGCCTTGGGATTGCTTATGTCGAGGAAGTCTACGGACAAGGGCTGGAAGCGGGCGAAGGTGGCGATCGGCAGCGTGACCAGAAGCACTCGGATAGGGTCTCCTTCGTCCAACTGCAAGTTGTTCCTCATGATCCACTTGGGCAGGTAGACATGTCCCTCGTTTGCGACGAACTCTAGCACGCCACTGTGTGTGGAATGGTTAGAGATAATGTTACTTAACTTGAACAACATGGGGTAGTGTATGTCCAGCTGCGACAATTTTGCTAAAGCAGATGAAGGCATTATAATTTTACCCCCATCTTCCACATCAAGTCGACGGCCACCTTCCTGAGAGGAAGCCGAATAACAGACATAATCTTCAGTGAATATTCCTAAACCAAATGCAAGGAAAGACATTGGTTATATATGTCCCTACCTTCATTCTACTTGTATGTTTTTcagttaagtttgttttaaatagtctCTCTACAGACCAAACTTAAGAACAAAAACACGAAAAATTTAGTCcctccaaaaaaatataaacaaactattTCAAATCTTTGAAACCACAGAGTACATAACAAGAGATTTGCATGTTCATTAGAATGTCTATAGGTACTTAAATATATTACCTAATTAAAATGGAACCTAAATTGTACAacgtttttgtttttaacaaatattgtgaCATTGGTGAATATATaagcatttaatttaaaacacacttCAGCTGGGTGGTTAAACATTTCAAACCCTTTCTTACTAATGTTTTCAATGTCCCTTATCGTTTGGCTAGACCTAAATAAGAGCAAAAAAACACAAACCTTAATCTGACACAAAAATTAAGAATTGCTACGAAGGATATAAAAAACACTGTGTTAACGCTCACAGTCGGTAGAGATAGAGGGACTTCGAGTGAATATGATTCCACCAAATGAAGTGTAAATCGGTTAGCTCATGGAATGTTTTGGACATTTCATTTGTGATGTAGGCTACTTACCCTTAAATTATATATCTACATATGAATGGTTTTGTGGTAAGTTTCTAGTATTTATTGGTCCTTGAAGATTCAGCTACAAATAGTAGATAGGTGTGCTTATTTCtctaagaatttaaattttaattagacTTGACTTGAAGTGTATGGTATGTTAatgaataattttccaaaaacaatttttttctctattaccatgtatttaacttaatttggGGTTGTACCTAAGAAAGCTATTCCAGTAACTAGGGTACctatcttttttaaaattaacaattatatCATGCATATttcaaatttcaagtttttatagTCAGCATGGATATATTaccaatttattaaatttagaaTCTTACATTTTGTGCAAGTTAAACTTGGACATTTTTaagattttcaaaaataaattagtattacagggtgtccagcaaaccaggatagaaaaattccctgacttttccaggttttccagacaaaaatgaaaatttttccagaaaaattcagATTTTCAGATTAATATCTTTCAGAGATTTCTTAAATGAAAGTAACAAATAATTTGCAGTTGTGTGACCCAGAAATGCAGAGTTGTAATATCGTGTAGCAACAGCTTCCTTTTCCTTGTCCCAGAATCTGACGTAAATATCCATTTGTTGCATTTGAGcaactttttttaaactttcatcaaAAGCAACAACAATATGATGACAGTCAAcaacattatttaacatttcCTTTTGAAAGTAAGGAGCAAGGCCTGACACAATTGTGTATGCTAATTTGGTTTCCTGTAATTGCATTCCTGCAgctatttcactatctggaaacattattttgaataaagatACACTATTGGCAGCAGACCTAAGAGAAGAATGCTGCATAATGGCATTCAAACACCACAACATTTTTGATTTTGTAACACTGtctttcctgaaatattgttcAACACCTCGAGAACTCACAGACTGGGATCTGCTAGGCAAATCACTATTATGAGCTTTGAGATGGTTTGACGTTATCTGACGAATGAAATTGTTCATTAGAGGCTTGCCCATCGAATTTGCTTGTGGTACATAACTTTAGACACAGCGCAGTAaccaatttgaaaaaaataccaactgACTTGGAAGAATTCACTGCATTATTTGCACGTTGGTGTTTTTGGCCTTTCATGTGGCTTGAAAGAGCTAGTTCATATTACTGAGGGAAACGACAGTCttgcataatttacaaaaaaaaaaaattaaatttatcgccCGGCACTTCCGCGCACCAACTAAATGCTGGGTCAAGTAACCAAGTAGGATTGAACGATGTTTTCTTGAATTTAGACATTATTCACTGAAATTGTAGAGGCCTAGTCGCAGCTCCAGTAAAATCTAGCAGAAAGACCGCGAAAGATTCGCAATAAACAAAGCGTAAGTTTGTATGCACATCACTACAGTGTAAAGAAATATGCTACATTTTATAACTTCCTAAGATCACAGCACTAAAATTCGTAAGTATTTTGGCTATGATTAGagtacaaaaatttccaaaataatatttgtatctttcaaagaaaattatgtttggcaaTCTGAGAGAACTGACGAAACGTGTAAACAAACGGAGGAAACTGCAGTAATGGCGCCGGTGGTCGGTTCGGCCAGCTTCGCTAACCTTCGGGTACACTTGAGAACCGCCAAAAGTATGGTATGTTGtaatccccgcatgaaccggcccagggttttccctgtgtctatgcaggttttacctgggtcacattagctagcttttaagctaggcgaccaatggggcgtcagtcatggcgccaatcgcagccatggctggccagtaaaccccaataagcacacgatgcatgcgcccttgtcctgcatggttaaaaacccgcatggtagagtgtataggcttcggcctgagacacacttaggtcctcccctaacctggaccctctcctacacacttaga
The window above is part of the Bacillus rossius redtenbacheri isolate Brsri chromosome 13, Brsri_v3, whole genome shotgun sequence genome. Proteins encoded here:
- the LOC134538035 gene encoding ubiquitin recognition factor in ER-associated degradation protein 1-like; this translates as MSFLAFGLGIFTEDYVCYSASSQEGGRRLDVEDGGKIIMPSSALAKLSQLDIHYPMLFKLSNIISNHSTHSGVLEFVANEGHVYLPKWIMRNNLQLDEGDPIRVLLVTLPIATFARFQPLSVDFLDISNPKAVLESHLRRHACLTMDDVLTIHYNQKLYDLRVLETQPGTAVSIIECDMNVDFAPPVGYKERVPEQQLAPDQGSQQCLTAFVPFLTPGFRIDGKKSKLSLQNSLSSQESTKFCKVVPNYGFKIGSLRFVRGTSSKNIKGDVKKSFQPFSGQGRSLQQLSLAGTSEEDLHDPR